The window ATGGAGCCCTCGCGCCCGAAATCCCTGGGAAAGCAGCAGCCGCGCCCCCCGCAGAGCATCTCACCCTTCAGATTGTGCTCGCGCGCGCCTTCgagggatgatgatgatgatgctgccTGCACTTTCTCTGCTGCCTCTGCGCGCGGCGTCTCCGTTCAACAGGATCTCTCATcaccagcaccaccatcattatcaccaccacctgcacatctctctctcgctcgctctaatctctctctctctcctccaccctCCCAAAAAACATGCACCGCTGCAGGAGagcacagtctctctctctctctctctctctctctctctctctctcacacacacacacacgcacacacacacacgcactcgcctcccaaaaaaatacaaaagcagGTAAAAAGCTAGGAGATATCAAACGAGCGGCGCGAGACCCGCGGTCGCGATGACTGAAAGTTTAACGATGGCGCGCGACAACAGACACAGCCGGAGGTAAACGGCGACGCGCCGCGCATCTGTCCGCCGCGCGCTCTCGCTACGTTTGGCGCGCGCGCgcctctgtgtatgtgtgtgtaagtgtgtgtgtgcgcgcgcgcgtgtgtgtgtgtgtgtgtgtgtgtgtgtgtgtgtgtgtttctgaggaCCTCGATCTCCCCCCGGTGGCTGCTGCAGGGTACTGCAGCTCGCCCCCCTGCCTGCAGTCACTACTCGACCGGACATCTGTTGAGATGCAACAGTCTTAGAAGAGAGGTAAAGCTTCTTTGAATAGCcacacagtttctgcagttctCACAGCATTATTACTGTATAATAAACACATTCCTACTGCAGAAGCTGAATACAGCAGGTTACTGTAGATCTGTGAAGCAGCATGGTCAGAATTCAGTGGTGGGTGAATTCTACAGTAGACACATTTATCCTGTATCACAATACAGTGATTCTGAGCAGGACTCGTTTTCAGCACTTCAGCAACAATTACCAATGGTAGTTTTCCATTATTTCCAACTCTGGTGGTCTGCTACTAGGGTTGCCACCtttcagaaataaaaataaggGATTTTCatctaggaaaaaaaaaaaaaaaaaaaaaatatatatatatatatatatatatatatatatatacagtgagtccaagaagtatttgatcccttgctgattttcttcgttggcccactaataaagacatgatcattctatacttttaatggtagatgtattcttacatggagagacagaatattaaaaagaaaatccagaaaataaatctaaggaatatatattaattgatttgtatttcatggagtgaaataagtatttgatcccttagtattcattagcagttctggcttttacagaccagttagacactcccaatcaacttgttacctgacctgaagccacctgttctcactaatcacttgtgtgaaaaacacctgtccacagaatcagacagatcacacagatttcaagtctccaacatgggtaaaaccaaagagctgtcacaggacctcagagtcagaattgttgaccttcacaaagctggaatgggctacaaaaagattagtaaggtgttggatgtgaaagtaacaactattggtgcaattatcagaaagtttaaagagtataacatgacaatcaacagacctcggcccggtgctccaaagaagatttcgcctcgtggggtggcaatgatgctgagaacagtcagaaatcgtcctgcaaccactcggcaggagttagcaaatgacctgaaggcagctgggaccacagtttgcaaggaaacaattggcaacactttgcgcaacaatggattcacatcctgcagtgcccgaaaggtacccctgctgaagagagcacatgtggaggcgcgcctcaagtatgccaatgatcatttgaaagatgaaccaagttattgggagaaggttttgtggtcagacgagaccaaaattgaactttttggcctcaactccacccgccatgtgtggaggaagaaaaatgctgcctatgaccccaagaacactgtgcccaccgtcaagcatggaggtggaagcataatgttttgggggtgtttctctgccaagggtacagggctacttcaccgcatcactgggaagatggatggagccatgtaccgcacaatcctgagggacaacctcctcccctctgccagggatctgaaaatgggccgtggttgggtcttccaacatgataacgaccctaaacatacagcaaaggcaacaaaggattggctcaagaaaaatcacattaaggtcatggagtggcccagccagtcgccagacctcaatccgatcgaaaatctatggagggagctgaaggtcagagttgccaagcgacagcccaccaaccttcatgatttagagaggatctgcaaagaagagtgggccaaaattccccctggtgtgtgtgctaaacttgtggttaactacaacaaacgtctcaccgctgtgcttgcaaacaaaggctttgccactaagtattgagtgtgtttggcaagagggatcaaatacttattttcctcattgaaatacaaattaattaaaatatattctttaaaattatattctggatttttgtcttgatattctgtctctccatgttagaatatatctaccattaaaagtgcagaaggatagtgtctttattagtgggcaaacaaagaaaatcagcaagggatcaaatacttcttggactcactgtatatatatatatttctattggCTAATACTAATACTTCTAAATATTAAATGATCGTTCATTCAACTTTATTCAACTTAACATCCCAAACAATCAATCAACCCACAATAGTCTACTAAAATAAACTATGCATTTCACATGATTTGTAATCATCTCCACTGACACTGTCCAGCCAAGGATGTGCCTATTTCCACTTACGTCTGTATTGGACATTTATGGAAATACAAACAAAATTGGTTCAGTTCGGGAAGCAACATTTAAGAGCCAAATAAAGGACGATTCTGTATTTTACGGGACGGGTGGCAACCCTATCTGTTACCTCAGCTTGCTAATGTTAATAGCCGAGCCTTTTTCAGCTTGTATCTTTCCACTGGTAAACAGTCAGCCTGTGAAGTATAGCAAACTGATACCAATAGTGAAAGTGGCGGTAAAGAGCTTTATGCCCTTCAGTTTATTCGAGTGGAGAGTATTACGGAACTTGAACTCGGCTCTCCCTGCCACTATTCTATGCTACTGCATTGCTACATAGCACTAGCTCCACTGCACTCAGAGTGAAATGTCATGGAGAGAGACACCTTCCTTTGCTAGTACACTAGTGTGCATAGCTTCACCAAAAGAAACTATTTATTCATGACATTTTCATACCAATTTGTGCCTGTTTTAAATGCGTCTTATCTGCATGGGCACCATACCacaagggcctgtgactgacagaggCCTTTTAAGTATTTTGGTGGAATTGATAGTTGTGAGAGTTGTGGGGTCATGTGTAACATCTTTAATGGGGCCCAAAACCCCTGGCAGCACCCCTGCTTATACAGATCtcatcctgatactcaagacacacaaagtgaccaggtgtaaaacGGGGGCAATGGTACCACAGCGATCCGTGAgtgggagtcccagagagcacaactggccttgcttcCTCTGTGTGTATAGGATtatcctctctgtctttccatcactcagTGCTATGATAGCCAGctcaggcgtctgttagctgatgtaacagaactgtgtgttcagctgttcaATGACGCTgcgttagcattagctcagAAAGATGCAGGTGGCTGGCTATATGAGACTCAGAAGAatcacatgctagccttcaccctacCAGCACTGACAGTATAGTGTGATGGGGAGTTCTAGCTAGGGAGTGGGGAAACTGGGGAGAAATTCATTCACTTTCCATATTGGGGAGTTAGCAGCATGTCTTGaactttcatttcatttgattGATCATGATACAGGCCCTTAAAGGTGTTCAGGATAAAGGGTCTAGATTATAGAAAAAAGAttgtttctttcttctttgataAAAGTGTATTGGTAAGTGTAGTGCATACTAActattttttgtgtgttgtcacaaaaaacaacaaatttaCATTTCTGCATATCTGTCTTTAACAGTGAACCGCCCATTCCCATTCATGCCTGTTCCCACTAAAGCTTTGAGGAGTGTTTAGCCTGGACAGTTTTTTAAATGGGGGCTCATTTACATACTCAATTTGAGTCTTCAAGCCTGAGAGCGGTCCTGAGGTCCTCCTGAATTCAGTGGTCTGCTGCAGTTGTGGAAGCTTTCTGCTCTTGGCACTGCGCGTGGTTTGCGTGATTGGTTAATTAGTCAATGTAGATGTTTTCACCAATTGCCTGCATGGCTGCAAACCTTCTCCTACGAGAACAGCTTCTTGTTTGCAGCCATTCCTGCACAGTGGAATGGCATGACTCCCAAAAGCGCTGTCCTTTGCTGCTCGAGTGTTTGTATTcaaggaaaataatgaaaagcaGTAAACGGATGAACCTAGATCCTACTAATTTGCAATAATGTGCCCCGAAAAATGCAGTTTAAAATTGTGCAGTCGAGCCACAGTTCGTATagaattcttctgtgtgaaagcaaaccagcgaTAATGAGCCCTTCCCCCAAATGAGCCCAGAACCGGTCCTTGGTGCAGACTCATGTATTTGGGACACGTATGAAAACTCCCTTAGTGAACAGGTTTTTGAACAGAACACAATGCATAAAAGCTGGATAGGGCTTCTTTCCATAATTTGTTTTAAAGGTACAGTAGAAATGAAATATGACTGTTACATAGATAAATAGTTCATAAATGTagacaaatatgaaaataaaagacCTCTTGAACAACAAACCCAAGCCAGTAttggtaaacaaaaaaaaactgagctCCAGGAGAGTCAAATTGTGAGACAAACTCGTAGCATCAGACAACTCTCAAGGACAATACTGTGACCTGCCCACTGTTGCACAGGAAGTCAGTCTAAGGCATAATTGAAGCCAATTTATATATTGACTAAACACTTTAAGTACTAAATTATTGATTGTCTTGTTCATGACAGTGTTCTCCATCATAGTAGAAATGCCATAGATAACACGAATGACACAGAAGGCCTGAAGCCTGAACCAGAGCTCTTCAGTGTTCAAATGCCCGGTTTGATGGCTTTATGCTGTACTTTCCTCTTGAAGTTGTAAAGCCCTCAAACTGAGTTGATGTGATGCAAATCCGAGAGAAACATCTTGAGGACTGCTCTATTTTGAGCTGGATTTCAGCAGTTTTACAATCGGAGTGCTTGGTTAATTTTGCAACGTGTCACTCGAAGGATGCGCTCAGAGTTAACATATGTGGAGTTGCTTTGACTTTAAATGATCTCGGGATCAAAGCAAGGCGAGAAATGCAAATGGCTTATCCCGCTACGCCCTCTGCCAGACTCTGCTGCACAAGGAACAGGATGATGAAACCCACGTCAACACCAGCGCAGCGTTTAAGCTACAAAACATTCACAATTATCTTAGCGAATGTTAAGATGTTGTTCATAGCAAACTGTCCTTCTGCATTGTACATGGTAGGATCACTGTTTTCACATACCACATGGAAACCTCAGGAAAGGCTGGGCAATTAGCTGATGGGTTGGATAAGCAATAAGACATCACTACATAGGACTAAAAGTGTACCAAGAAATTTCACACATTTTTCATGATTTCCACAAGGCGTTCCCCTGCACAGGTGGCACAGTTCTGCCAAATATGCATAGTCATGTAATCGAAAAAGAATTGAGACACTGAAAATTGAGAAATAGCCACTGCTACATTTGTGCTGCTTTTCTCAATAATTGAGCTTCTTCAAAAAAAGTTACTGAACAGAAACTCACAAAAACAGTAAGAATTTTACATTCaagtttagggttagaattacTCAAGCTTAGTtcgaggtgtaggttcaggtaacAAAATtgcactggttgctttgtaacatcaCTGTTCAAATCGTTTGTTTTTCCTTGCCTGTGGAGTCAGTTTGTACATTTGCTGAGGGGCTGAGctatattatacacactgtacaaatcctgaaatggtctttcAGTCACATATCAAGGCCAGACTGTGAATAAGGAGAGTCAGAGGAACCAAAAGATAACAGACAGCCTCAAGCTAAACTTTACAGCCTTGGAACCTTATTTAATTCCCACTCAACCCCCCAATTAAAGCACCCTGCATGTTCCTTAAACAACCCCACCCcacatcaagtcaagtcaagtgggtttattgtcatttcaactacatacagagtacacagtgaaacgaaacaacgttcctccaggaccatggtgcaacatagacagtgcatacagaacacgagtgcaacacaaacaaacaaacaagtgcggacagacaacacagtacagacagaggataataaataatgactgtagtgtgcaagttgtgcaatgtgcgataaatagagtccagtgaggtagtaaagtaaagttattagtgcaaatgcttgtgcaaaaaatgcttcccatgttatctggggtaaatggttggaaagagagagagagggagagtgtacatgtaacATGTACATCTAGATACTGTGGGATAAACATGgtgatttataaaataaatgttgattGAAAAAAGCCAATGAAGGGAAAGGAGAGGAATAAAAGCTTTTATTAAAATGTCTTGTTAATTCAACACattgcacaaacacacaaccatTTCATCTAGTGCCaatacacaaaaaagaaagcacCTACCCTCTAGCTCAGTTTTACATGGTGTAATGTGTATAGGTACATCTTACCTGTTTAAACAGGTAAATTAAATTGccaaaaaacacttaaacacaAGACATCCCATCTTCTGCAAaccaagttgtgtgtgtgtgtactgataAGCTACCCAACAAATACACACTCCAACACCTCAGAAAGTTAGAATGTACCTGTAAAATGCAAAAACAGAGCAAACTCAAAGAATTCAAAGACTCTAGTAAACAACTTATAGAACATGCAGATAAACCACCAAAACTGGAAAACAACCAACATCCAAACAACCAACATCCAAACCCCAGCATGTGCCAACAGAAGTCTCACCAACCTTTACAAGCCATCTTGCCTCCTGCCTTAAAAGATATACTCCTCCCACAATTGCTTCAGCCAGGACCCTCATTGGTCAGTGGTCCTCATGTTATTTATGTGCTTAATCAGGTTCACTTTTTTTGGCTAATCAGGTTTTAACCAACTGAATTTCCCTTAGCTGAAATAATGTGATtgtacaaaacacaagtgcactGATAGCCAAAGAACTCTGGAAGTTCAGAGAAATGTATCTTGTATCCATTAATTAAAGACGTAGTGCTGAAAGTATTCCAACCATTCGAACCATGTGCTATTTTACCACACTGTGGTGTATCGCAGCACTACAGCACCATCCTTTTTTAAGTTAAGACATTCCACCCTCTAAGGCGATATTAACTGAATGTAATGTCTTTTTTCTGGCCTTGGTTGAGTTTTTTTCTATAGCCTCTAACCATAATGGGCCTGCTGTGGATCGTAAGCCATGCAGTGTGCTGAGAGAAACACAGGGGGCAGTATTTCACTGGCTGACATTTACAGCATAATGACTGAGGAAGTGGCCAAGGCCAGATGGTCACATTACCATTCAAACAAAGGTTTGTGGGAGTTCACTGGGATGTTCCCCAAAATCTGAAAACAAGCATTTATTCACCACCCACACATATCTGACAGCACTTTATTTCATTACCATATCAATAAATCAGTGGTTGTTTTACAACAAACCACAAATAAGAGCATGGCTGGCACTTGTCATGGTTTAGACCTGAGCAGATAATAACATTCAGAAATATAATGGcacgagagaaaaaaaaatacacagcaaGCCGCTTATTAGCTCTGTACTAACAATTAAATCACTTAGAGACTCCAATTCTCGGGAGGCTATTTCTCATGAGCATTCCGAGGTACTGGAATTAATAAGCTAGCGCTGATAAAACAAAAAGGGTGGTCTCACAACACACGCTTCCAATCGAGATTTGTAACCCATTAATTCAGTCATTTATTAAATTCTATATAAAGCAACCTCATTCTCATTCTTCAAGAGTTTATCTTAAAATATGCCATCTCATATCTCTTCAACCCAGAGCAGCACTTCTCTCGCCGGCCTTTTAGCTGCCAAGGGGACAATACTGGCTCATCCCGTTCTCATCACTCCGTCACCCAGACATGCTGAGGTGGGCTAATGGGGACATTAGGAAGAAGCACGGATCTTGCTGGCACATCTAGAGGTTGAGACTTCGCATTGCAGACGCATGGAACACTTGGTGGTTTCTCTACTGCTAATTCCTTGCTTATATTGGCTACAGTATCATTTAGGTGATTTGTGTAGGCCATCAAGTTTGGCTCTCAATCACTGTTCATTAAACGCCTCTTTTTGGGTATTTAAGAGCTCTAGACATGGTCTGATAATGGAATCATAGTGTGAAATGATTAAAGCACCTTATATAGCTTCATTAATAAGActcctaaaaatgaaggtgaaAAAAGGGCTTGTTGGAGGGATGCCATGGGATgcttgaagattttttttttttttcggttcCCATCGAACCGTTTAACAGATTGTGTTTTTGAGGAAAGTTTATTTGTAAAGAatcctttaataataaaaaaaaatgactgtgGGAATTAAATAAGTGACATACACCAAGGACCTGACAAAAGGTCAATCTGTGGTCTCTTGGTTTTCCAAATCAAAGCCATGTCTGGAAAAGACCCTTTCCAAGAAATCTTTTAATTACTTCTTTTAAGAATTTCTTTCCACACCAACCCTATCTACAACTCAACCAGCCCTCAGGACAGGTCCAACCAGAAGCAAAATCTGCTGATCTGATGACGAGGTCATCTTTTGGTCTCCTGTATCCATCAAACCAATCATGTGGTCCATGTTCCACAGCTTATAGAAGGAAACGGTGGGCCCAGGGGCACTGTCAACTGTGAGAGAGCTTGTAGGAGGTATGGCCTTGAAGAACAGACTAAACCACTGTCAGACTAGACACTGAATGTCAAGGCTATATAGCTTTGGGGATTAGGGTCCACCTCCACAGAAGAGGAGATCCTTGCCATGAGATCCGGAATGGAAATATGACAGGTGGATAAGTAGGAAGCCCCTCCTGTCCTTAAGTGGGCGTTTGGTCTGCCAGGAGAGTATAAGTAGGACAGCGAATGAAGACAAATGGAATAAGACAGAAGGAATCTCCAGCAGGTAAGGGCAACCTCAGCTCTAGCTATGCTTATACCACTAGTACTGCCTATTTCACCCTTGCTTCTATTACGAAAGTGCTCAAAGGATCAGAGAACTTTAAGCAGTCAGAACTCTGGGAGGCCTAGCTTTCAAGTGAGAGGGCCTAGGCTCCCCCTAGATGCCCCTTGCTTCCATTAGTCACTGATCTTAGAAGTCTACAGATGGTTTGAtgatcaaaagtggttcttctatggcatccctccaAAGAACTTGGTTTCTTTTTCTTGGTTGCTTTTTGGGGTATGTGACGATAAGGATTTGTTGTACAGTATTGTCCAATGACAATACTGTAATTTTAGCAAAAAgtgaaggaagaaaggaaggaaacaaAAGCAGTCACCCATCACATGATGGTACCGGTGCTGGAGGCTGTACTTCCTGTACTTTCTCCAAGTCACATGAAGCAAGCCAGCGGAATATCAAACTGcaaacacgcttggaggagaaccctaactgccaattctgtcAACAGACGCCCACACTGACAAGCATTGTGCTAAGTGACAGGGATAAAGGAAGGGCCATCTCACCCACCCAGAGACCAATTATGCTCTATTGGAATCATGGCCATGAATTGCTGTGTTATCACTGGGGATCAAACCAGTCATCTCTTGTTGATGGGGCCAAAAACAGCTTATTGGGTTCTTGTGATATAGATTAAACCAAGCAAATCCTGAACTGAACAGCAAATTTCATTCACTGGCACATATAGACAGTTAAATAGATAGTacataaattaaaaattaaaataaagggttctttaagagttctttagtaaaggcaatggttttaTATCTATACAGAACTGTAACAACTCAAATCACCCTTTAAATGcttaatggttctttgcctggttaaactGTTTTGTCCAGGTGAGGATGCGTGTAGCTGTCATGATGATGCTGTTGCCTGCTCTGCTGAGGGCAGCACCAGAATGCAAGGCTAGCTGTCGCCTTACCAACATCTCAATCACTGTGGAGAGCGAGGAATGCGGCAGCTGTATCACCATCAATACCACGTCCTGCTCCGGCCTCTGCCAGACACAGGTACAACACAACTGCCATTAGAGGCACCTGCAGCCGGACTGGATTCCATCCATTATATACTACATAAATACACTGTAGTATGCCTGCATTACCATTAtcagcatttttaaatatatactcACTTCAGCTATTGTATTGTAAAGAGAAAATGTTATGTgcaattcagatttttttatttttttggtaaaaaaaaagtgaagtaAGTCCATTCACTACAGTTATGAGAAGAAACTTTAGATGGCATAGGCTACTGTAATTAGGAGCAGCATCAAAAGAGATTTCACTTTGCCTTTGGGAGATCATCTTTACAGCCATTTGCAGTCTTTAGCAGTTTACAGTTTAGAGACGCTGAGCAGGATGAGGGCTGAAACCTCTGTTCAACCTGATGACAACCACCATCCATTTGGGAGCGCAAACATACTAGACAATTCTGGGAGAGTGAacaacttattattatttatttattttagatgaCCTTTGGTTTCAGCATTTCAGAATGTCAAAAGCAACCCTAGAAAAGCTGTGTCATTACTCGACCATCCTTAGGGACAGTCGTTTCTCCAGTCAAGGACCACCTATGCCAACTGATAAAATAATCACTTGACTTACGACTGGATACGtcgtttattattattaaaaaaaacaaaaacacttccattacttttttttttttttacatttagctTTAGTAATATGATATGGTATGATAGCCTTGCCTAGCCTAGTTTATAACTGCAACATTAATACCAACAAATACCAACATCATTTTTGTATGGTCTTACTGTGAGTGTCCTTAGCCAGCTGAGGAGAATTCAGCTGGTCAGAGGGGTTAGCCTTTTTTTAGCTGCTCCAGAGGGTTTTGCATGCTGTATGTTTGTATCAGATGTTTCCAGTCTAGCGTTAGCCTTTAGACTTTTCAGCCTCTCTTCCATATTCCCCCAAAACAGCTGCTGTGTTTAGGACCTAAAGACTCCCGCATGTATGCTGGGTGCTTGTCAGTGTTATGGCATAAATAAACAGTTTGGGGATTTTGGATTTGGCCCATTTTACAGTTCTGATTTATTTACAAGGGTTTTGCTTTTGAAAGACAACACAACAATGTTTGATGTTCCCTAATTCTTATTATTCAATCATGCCAGTAGAAATACAGGGTTTTATTCAGTCTATCGAATCTCTGTCTGCTGTATAATAAAGGCCAATAAGTCAACAAGTTTTCTGTTCTCACACAGAACATGGTAAATGGAAACAAGTTAATTGTCTGGAAACCCACCAtatacagatgcagcagacagACATTAGGTCAAAGATTGCTTTAAATTAATTCAACtagtaattaacaaaattatGAGTTATATGAATTAATGCcaaatacattaatacacatACCGTATATTACTATCAGCAAATTAATTCAGATGTTCTTAAATGTCACTTCACTTCTCAGGAAAGAGTTTACCGCAGCCCGGTAGCACCATATGTTCAGAACACCTGCAACTTCAGGGAGTGGACGTATGAGACCATCCAGCTGACGGGCTGCCCGGCGGGGGTGGACTCGTCCTTCACTTACCCCGTGGCCCTGAGCTGTGAGTGCAGCCAGTGCAACACGGACAGCACAGACTGTGGAGCGCTCAGCATGCAGCCCAGCAGCTGCCACATGTACTCCCACTACTGAACCACCTACACTGCCTCAGCTCAGCTAAGATAACAGCTTATAGAGCCATTCCATAGAGCTGTACACCGTGTGGCAGCTTGCTTCTTAAACTTAAATATTAGAGCTGTCTATATCTATATTCAGTTACTGGGTAATCTACCATTGGTTTAAATGATTAATAGGGTTGAACAATGACAGACTTAACAGAATCATAAACCATGCTTAGACTCTGCATAATTCTAATATATGTGGGAAATACTTTGCattacaaaacacaaacaaagactCTAACTCactaaaaaacatcaaaaatacTATTTGGCAGATAATGCTTACAAATGAGgctgtgcatcaggttctgtattttatttctcAGTTAATCCCAAAATTCTCAGTTAAccagataacttaagcccaaagATCAGAGGGG of the Salminus brasiliensis chromosome 25, fSalBra1.hap2, whole genome shotgun sequence genome contains:
- the fshb gene encoding follitropin subunit beta; this translates as MRVAVMMMLLPALLRAAPECKASCRLTNISITVESEECGSCITINTTSCSGLCQTQERVYRSPVAPYVQNTCNFREWTYETIQLTGCPAGVDSSFTYPVALSCECSQCNTDSTDCGALSMQPSSCHMYSHY